TCGTCCTCGCCCCCCAGTGGGCCCCGGCCACCGGCTGGACCATCTACACCTCCGCCGCCCGCCTCACCGGCCAGGGCACCACCCCCATGCCCCGCGCCGCCCTGGTCGTCACCCTCGCCTTCGTGGTCGCCCTGGCCGGCTGCCTCGCCCTCTACGCCCGCCGCCAGGTTCGCGACTGACCCCGGGAGGGAGCCAGGTGATGGAGGTCACGGTCGTGGGGGTGCCGTTCAACTCGGCCGGGCTGACCGGCGGCGTGGCCCGGGCCCCGGCCGCCCTGCGCCGGGCCGGGCTGGTCTCCGGCCTGGCCAGGCGGCTGGACGTGGCCGACGCCGGCGACGTCGGCTTCGACCCGCCGGCGCCCGAGCGCAGCCCCACCTCCGGCCTGCTGGCCGAGCCGGCGCTGGTCTCGATGGTCGCCGGCACCCGCCAGGCGGTGGCCGCCGTCCACCAGGCCGGCCGGTTCCCCCTGGTCGTCGGCGGTGACTGCCCGGTCATGCTGGGCGCGCTGGCCGCCACCCGCGACCGCCACGGCGGGGTCGGGCTGCTGATGCTGGACGGCCACGAGGACGCCTACCCGCCGCGGCGCTCCCCCACCGGCGAGGCCGCCGACTCCGAGCTGGCGCTGGCCCTCGGCCTGGCCGAGGGGCTGCCCGACGGGCTGGCCGCGCTGGTCCCCCTGCTCGCCCCCGGCCAGGTCGGGCTGCTCGGGCCGCGGGACGACGCCACCATCGCCCGCGAGGGTGTCGCCTCGCTGCGGGGCGTGGTCCCGCTGTGGTCGGACGTCGAGCTGGCCGTCCGGGGGGCGGCCGAGGTCGCCGCCCAGGCGGCCCGGGACGTGGCCGCGGCCGCCCCGGCGTGGTGGCTCCATGTCGACCTGGATGTGCTGGCCACCGCCGAGCTGGCCGCCGTCGACTACCCGCAGCCGGGCGGCCTGCGCTGGTGGCAGCTCCGCCAGATGACCGTGGCCGCGCTGGCCGTGCCCGGATGCGCCGGCTGGACGGTGGCGATCTACAACCCCGACCTCGACCCGGACGGCGGGCAGGCCGCCCGGATCGCCGAGTACGTGGCCGGGGCCGCGGCCAGGCTTGCCGAACCGCCAGATGCCTAGCAGCATGAGCCGGGCCGGTCCCGACCACCAGAACACCGGCCAAGCATCCGGGTTTGAGGTAATTGGCTGGCCGCCGGGAGCGGCGCGCAAGCTGCAACGCTGCACGGATGGCTCAGCGCGGTATGCGGCGCCGGATACTCGACCGCTGTTCTGAAGGAGGGTTGCCGTGGCCGACGAGCTGCTCGCCTACCGTGACCGGTTGCCGACCCTGGCGCGGGGCCCCTACTTCGCCGCCCACACGCTCGGGCCGATGCCGGACACGGTGCCGGACGCGCTGGCCCGGTTCGCG
Above is a genomic segment from Actinomycetota bacterium containing:
- a CDS encoding arginase family protein, yielding MEVTVVGVPFNSAGLTGGVARAPAALRRAGLVSGLARRLDVADAGDVGFDPPAPERSPTSGLLAEPALVSMVAGTRQAVAAVHQAGRFPLVVGGDCPVMLGALAATRDRHGGVGLLMLDGHEDAYPPRRSPTGEAADSELALALGLAEGLPDGLAALVPLLAPGQVGLLGPRDDATIAREGVASLRGVVPLWSDVELAVRGAAEVAAQAARDVAAAAPAWWLHVDLDVLATAELAAVDYPQPGGLRWWQLRQMTVAALAVPGCAGWTVAIYNPDLDPDGGQAARIAEYVAGAAARLAEPPDA